Below is a genomic region from Candidatus Zixiibacteriota bacterium.
AATCGAGACGAAATTGAACGGCGTAACCGCAAACACAAAACCCTCAAGCGGACGGTACTCGACCCGGTTCCATAAAGCCGGCTGGTTGTCCGGCTGCATATCGTAAATCTGCTGGGCGTAATAGACATTATAACGTAAAAAATCGACCAGCTCGCAGACCGCATCGATTTCCGCCTGGAAAATATTCTTGCTGTGCGCCAGCATGCAGGCGGCGTTGAACTCATAGCGATAGGGTCCGGCAATCAAGTCGGCGGCTTTGAGGAATATGGCGTATCGTTCCTCAGCCGGCATCGCCTCCCAAGCCGGTTTGGCATCGGCGGCCGCTTTGATAGCCGCCTCGACCTCAGCCCTGCCGCCTTTGTTGTAATGACCCAGCACGCGGTTATGGTCATGCGGCTCGGTCATCTTGACCTTATCGGAGGCAGTTACCTCCTTGCCGCCGATAACCATCGGGGCTTCGATTTGAGTCTGTCTCAGCTTATCAATTGCTTTTAAGATATTATCACGGTCGGCTGAGCCGGGCGCATAGGCGCGAATCGGTTCGTTTGTCGGAACGGGTACTCTGAAATTTCCCATTGTTGTCTCCTATTTTATTAGCATCATTTTTTTGTTCTTTATATCGTAGGCTACGATAATAATCGAGGTATTTATAGTCAAGAGATTTAGTTGGGGGGAGGAGAAAGTTGCTTTGATTATTCCTGGTATAGAGCTGAATTGAGCAGGTCGGGTTCCGACCGGAGGAAACGGACGGAGTCCTTTATTCAACCCGACATTTTAGCTTTATAATATACTCTCCCAGAATAACGAGCTTATTGCATAACAAAAGGTGTCGGGTTTCTCCTTTTCAGGCTGTGCCAAAAGTTGATAAAGAAGATAAATAAAGGCATTAGGCGTTTGAGTCATTGCTTCGCCTATGGCGGACGCCTCAGGCGGAGCGATTACTGAAAAAGGCAGCTTTTGGCACAGCCTGCTACGGTCAGAATCCGACCTGCGGTGTTCTGAAAAAATGGGGAAAAATCCCCTTTCTACATCGCTTGACTATCAATGCCCAACACTGTATAATTCCGGTATGGAGAATATAGAATTCAATCAACAATTTATCGAGGCAATCAAGAATTCCACGAAAATAGCATTGCTTACCGGCGCCGGTGTTTCCGCCGAATCAGGCGTGCCTACTTTTCGGGGCGAGGATGGTCTTTGGAAAAAATTCAGCCCGGCTGAGTTGGCCACTTTCGAGGCATTTAACAACAACCCCAAGCTTGTATGGGAGTGGTATAATTACCGGCGGGATATTATCCGTAAAATAAAGCCAAACCCCGGCCATTATGCTTTGGCGGAGATGGCTGATATATATGATGATTTCACCCTGATTACCCAGAATGTCGATGGGCTTCATCGGATTGCCGGCTCGCCGGAGGTTTTGGAGATTCACGGCAACATAAACCGCAACCGTTGTCTTGAGTGCGGCAGGATGGATTATACTGAGGAATTCGATGAGTTTCCGCCTATCTGTTCATGCGGCGGACGGCTGCGTCCGGATGTGGTTTGGTTTGGCGAGCAGCTGCCGCAAGAGGTATTCGAAAAATCGACAGCGGCGGCGTATCGGGCGGATATTTTTTTCTCTATCGGTACCTCTGGCATGGTCCAGCCGGCGGCTTCATTGGCGAGTATCGCCAAGCAAAATGGCGCGCTGGTCATCGAGGTCAATCTCGAACCCAGCGGGATTTCATATGTTTGCGATTTAAACTACTATGGCAAATCGGGGGAAATACTGCCTTTGATTGTCGCTAAAATGAAAGAATTAAAATCAAGCTCTTAGAAAATGAGGTAAATAATCATGAATGATAAATTAATGCATCTCCCTGAAAAAAGCCGCAAGACCGTAATAAAATTCGCCGAGTCTTTAATCGAGGCATTTGATAACAATTTGTATTCGCTAATATTATTCGGCTCTGCCGCCCGTGCTTCCCGACGCGGCGGCGCTGATGAATTCAAAGAGGGCGCATCGGATATTAACACCGTGATTATCCTCGAATCGGTTGCCAAGAATGAGCTTAATGTGATACTTGATATCGGCCGCAAGTTTAAAAAAAGCGGCTTGGCATTGCCGCTGGTTTTTAAGCGCGGTCATATCCCGACCTCGCTTGATACATTCCCGCTTGAGTTTTC
It encodes:
- a CDS encoding NAD-dependent deacylase, which translates into the protein MENIEFNQQFIEAIKNSTKIALLTGAGVSAESGVPTFRGEDGLWKKFSPAELATFEAFNNNPKLVWEWYNYRRDIIRKIKPNPGHYALAEMADIYDDFTLITQNVDGLHRIAGSPEVLEIHGNINRNRCLECGRMDYTEEFDEFPPICSCGGRLRPDVVWFGEQLPQEVFEKSTAAAYRADIFFSIGTSGMVQPAASLASIAKQNGALVIEVNLEPSGISYVCDLNYYGKSGEILPLIVAKMKELKSSS